From the genome of Malus sylvestris chromosome 6, drMalSylv7.2, whole genome shotgun sequence, one region includes:
- the LOC126626295 gene encoding probable inactive receptor kinase At1g48480, with the protein MHSPSQRLSLFLFSLLVLLPIARPDLASDRAALLALRSAVGGRTLLWDVNQTSPCLWTGVSCENNLVTVLRLPGVALSGIIPSGIFGNLTSLRTLSLRLNALRGPLPSDLSACVTLRNLYLQGNLFSGEIPEFVYSLHDLVRLNLASNNFSGEISLGFNNLTRLRTLYLESNKLSGAIPELKLPNLDQFNVSNNLLNGSVPKQLQSYSSSSFLGNSLCGRPLNACPGDRGGAANPAIGGDININDHHKKRKLSGGAIAGIVIGSVLAFLVIVMFFIFFCRKKKSKKTSSVDIATVKHREVEIPGEKLPVESENGGYGNGHSVADAAAAAMVGNGKSEAGGASGAKKLAFFGNAARVFDLEDLLRASAEVLGKGTFGTAYKAVLEAGTVVAVKRLKDVTISESEFKEKIEAVGAKDHENLVPLRAYYFSRDEKLLVYDYMPMGSLSALLHGNKGAGRTPLNWEIRSGIALGAARGIEYLHSQGHTVSHGNIKSSNILLTKSYEARVSDFGLAHLVGPSSTPNRVAGYRAPEVTDPRKVSQKADVYSFGVLLLELLTGKPPTHALLNEEGVDLPRWVQSIVKEEWTSEVFDLELLRYQNVEEEMVQLLQLAIDCSAQYPDKRPSISEVTRRIEELRRSSLLDEQPEVVHDLDDVSSR; encoded by the exons ATGCATTCCCCAAGCCAAAGGCTGTCCCTTTTCCTCTTCTCCCTGCTGGTTTTGCTCCCCATTGCAAGACCAGATCTGGCTTCTGACCGCGCCGCTCTGCTAGCCCTGCGCTCCGCCGTCGGCGGCCGAACTCTGCTATGGGATGTGAACCAGACCAGCCCATGTTTGTGGACAGGCGTCAGCTGTGAGAACAACCTCGTCACGGTGCTTCGTCTTCCCGGCGTGGCTCTCTCCGGCATAATCCCCAGTGGCATTTTCGGAAATCTGACTAGTCTCCGCACTCTCAGTCTCCGTCTCAACGCTTTAAGAGGTCCTCTGCCTTCAGATCTCTCTGCCTGCGTTACTCTTCGTAACCTTTACTTGCAGGGCAACCTTTTCTCCGGCGAAATCCCGGAGTTTGTGTACAGTCTGCACGACTTGGTCCGGCTGAACTTGGCCTCCAAcaatttttccggtgagatctCTCTGGGTTTCAACAATCTCACCAGGCTCAGGACTTTGTATCTCGAAAGCAACAAGCTTTCGGGGGCGATCCCGGAGCTGAAGCTGCCCAATCTCGACCAGTTCAATGTATCCAACAATTTGCTAAACGGGTCTGTTCCAAAACAGTTGCAGTCTTACTCTTCGAGCTCGTTTCTGGGTAATTCTCTATGCGGGCGTCCCCTTAATGCTTGTCCTGGAGACCGTGGCGGAGCTGCCAATCCTGCCATAGGAGGAGATATAAACATCAATGACCACCACAAAAAGAGAAAGCTTTCCGGTGGTGCTATTGCCGGTATTGTGATCGGATCTGTGCTGGCTTTTCTCGTGATTGTTatgttttttatctttttctgcCGAAAGAAGAAGAGCAAGAAGACGAGCTCCGTCGACATTGCCACCGTGAAGCACCGGGAAGTCGAGATTCCTGGCGAGAAGCTGCCCGTGGAGTCTGAGAATGGAGGATATGGAAATGGGCATTCGGTGGCGGATGCTGCCGCTGCGGCGATGGTGGGGAATGGCAAAAGTGAAGCCGGTGGCGCTAGTGGTGCTAAAAAGCTGGCCTTTTTTGGCAATGCGGCGAGGGTGTTTGATCTGGAGGACTTGTTGAGAGCTTCAGCGGAGGTTTTGGGGAAGGGGACTTTTGGGACAGCGTACAAAGCGGTTCTGGAGGCTGGGACTGTGGTGGCTGTGAAGAGGCTGAAGGACGTGACGATTTCTGAGAGCGAGTTTAAGGAAAAGATTGAGGCTGTGGGAGCGAAGGATCATGAGAATTTGGTGCCTCTGAGGGCATATTATTTCAGCAGAGATGAGAAGCTTCTTGTCTATGATTACATGCCTATGGGAAGCTTATCTGCACTTTTGCATG GAAACAAAGGAGCAGGTAGGACTCCATTGAATTGGGAAATCAGGTCTGGCATTGCCCTTGGAGCTGCCCGTGGAATTGAATACCTACACTCTCAAGGTCATACTGTCTCCCACGGAAACATAAAGTCATCCAACATCCTGCTCACAAAGTCCTATGAAGCTCGGGTTTCTGACTTTGGCCTAGCGCACCTTGTTGGCCCCTCATCCACTCCCAACCGAGTTGCTGGCTATCGGGCACCGGAGGTTACTGATCCTCGCAAGGTATCCCAAAAGGCCGATGTTTATAGCTTTGGAGTGTTGCTCCTGGAGCTACTCACCGGAAAGCCCCCAACGCATGCCCTCTTGAATGAGGAAGGAGTTGACCTCCCAAGATGGGTTCAGTCCATAGTCAAAGAGGAGTGGACTTCAGAGGTTTTCGATCTTGAGCTCCTCAGGTACCAGAATGTCGAGGAGGAGATGGTTCAGCTCTTGCAACTTGCAATAGATTGTTCAGCCCAGTACCCTGACAAACGCCCTTCAATCTCCGAAGTTACAAGGCGCATTGAGGAGCTACGTCGTTCTAGCTTGCTAGATGAGCAGCCCGAGGTTGTCCATGATTTGGACGATGTGTCTTCTCGATGA
- the LOC126627485 gene encoding 60S ribosomal protein L44, producing MVNVPKTKKTYCKSKECKKHTLHKVTQYKKGKDSLAAQGKRRYDRKQSGYGGQTKPVFHKKAKTTKKIVLRLQCQGCKHVSQHPIKRCKHFEIGGDKKGKGTSLF from the exons ATg GTGAACGTTCCGAAAACAAAGAAGACCTACTGCAAGAGCAAGGAGTGCAAAAAGCACACCTTGCACAAGGTTACCCAATACAAGAAAGGAAAGGATAGCCTCGCTGCTCAGGGAAAGAGGCGTTATGATCGTAAGCAGTCAGGTTATGGAGGTCAGACCAAACCAGTGTTCCACAAGAAG GCAAAAACGACCAAGAAGATTGTTCTGAGGCTCCAATGCCAGGGTTGCAAGCATGTGTCCCAGCACCCGATCAAG AGGTGCAAGCATTTCGAGATTGGTGGAGACAAGAAGGGGAAGGGAACCTCTCTTTTCTAA
- the LOC126627436 gene encoding nudix hydrolase 18, mitochondrial-like: MGLFLSKSIVNYICNSSNSPVFSKKNGGEFIPMQIENMVSLVSRTGRQFQRYEKGCRQVVGCIPYRYRKTEKTSSDEELEVLVISSQKGKGMLFPKGGWEMDESIEEAAKRETLEEAGVIGHLETRLGMWRYKSKSQGAFHEGYMFPLLVQQQLELWPEKSSRKREWMTVAEAREACQNWWMKEALEKLVCRQMQPQPKGEEEDTTCT; encoded by the exons ATGGGTCTCTTTCTCTCAAAAAGTATTGTGAATTACATTTGCAATTCTTCTAATTCTCCCGTTTTCTCCAAGAAAAATGGTGGAGAATTCATCCCCATGCAAATTGAGAACATGGTTTCTTTAGTTTCCCGGACCGGAAGACAATTCCAGCGCTATGAAAAAGGTTGCCGCCAAGTTGTAGG ATGCATACCATACAGATACCGGAAAACCGAAAAAACTTCATCTGATGAGGAATTGGAAGTTCTTGTGATTAGTTCACAGAAGGGGAAAGGAATGTTGTTCCCAAAG GGAGGTTGGGAAATGGATGAGTCGATTGAAGAGGCGGCAAAAAGAGAGACGCTAGAGGAAGCCGGTGTGATTGGCCATCTTGAA ACTAGATTGGGAATGTGGCGTTACAAGAGCAAAAGCCAGGGCGCATTTCATGAGGGGTACATGTTCCCTTTGCTTGTCCAGCAGCAGTTGGAACTTTGGCCCGAGAAAAGTTCCCGCAAGCGTGAATGG ATGACAGTCGCTGAAGCGAGAGAAGCATGTCAAAATTGGTGGATGAAGGAAGCTTTGGAGAAATTAGTTTGTCGACAAATGCAGCCCCAACcgaaaggagaggaagaagatacAACTTGTACATAG